The stretch of DNA aaaatgaaaataaagcGACAAAAATTTCATCGTCACACGAAAAATTTGGCCAataacttcttcttcttcttcttccttaTTCTTCcatattcttcttccttaTTCTTCTATCTACCTCCCCCTCCCCCCCTCTCCCCATCCCCTATTCTTTTTGACCTCGTTAATACTTActtgtaataatttatatcaccaccattaactcaacaataacaacaatcagCTAATACCAGTTAGGAAccccttcttcttccttcttttcTGTTTATTCTGTTTATTCTAAATTTAACTTAACTTAACTTAACTTAACTTAACTTAACCGACAATTATGTACAATTggcaaaaaaagaaagaaggatatatatatatatatatatgcaACACCTACTTACTTACCTAccaactactactattacaATGCTAATAAATTTTGCAAAAAGAAGGGAGGGGGACACTCAATGAGCCACTCCCCCCCCTCCCCTCCCCTCCACTCCCCCCTAATGGTGTATTCTATCCttctttattctttttattcgggaaaaatattattatcattttcattaataatgatttctgTAACTTGAACTTTATATCttctattattatcacCTCCATATCCTTCCATTTCTTCATAATCATTGATATAAGTGTTGTTcgtttcttcttcttcttcttcttcttcttcgggttcttctaattcatcatttgaatcaattgaatctaTCAGCATAGCATCACTATTAATTTCATGATCATCATGTTGGTCATCCTCGTCATTGTggaaaataattgaattagtATTTGATTCTTCCTTCTTCTCCTTATCagtgttgttattgttgttttcattttcttccaTATCTATATCCATACTAACAacttcctcctcctcctcctcctcttccTCTTTGTTATCTTCCTCTTTCTTCTCCttctcttcttcatcttcatcaattattgcATTGTCATTATCAATACTATTTCTTTTATCTTTATGATTATGGTTATTCTCAACAATACTGATAAGTCTAGGTCTCATAGGATGATAACTACTATGTCTTCTAAAACAATCAccctcaacaacaacaacatcatcatcatcatggTCATTTTGTACAATCATCTCAGACCCTTTcttattcttattcttattcttcttcttattctccttttcttgttgttgtctttgttgtttctttagTCTTAATAATCgtgttttttcaatagcCAAACTTCTCAGTTGTTGGAAAGGTGTAGCAAATAAATCTTgattaaatataaatccTTGACATTCttttaatgaaataataCTATACGCCGCGTTTCTCTTAGTTGTTGTGGTATAATAATAAGGACTTTCATAAACTTggaaaatttcattttgaatcattgattttgataaaaaagaattacGTCTATACCATGgagatgaagaattagcaaatgatgaatttcTTCGTTTGAtcatttttggttttggtcTAGCATTAGAAGAGGAagtggtggttgtggtcGTCGTGGTCGTCGTGGTCGTCGTGGCCATGGTGGCCGTGGTGGTCGTGGtggttgataaatttggtGATAAGGATTTACCGTGTCGATGATGGTTGCGATTTcttattgatgattttgatttacgTCTAGGTTTGTTAGATAGGAAggtgttattattattattattagtgaTAGGGCTATTATCagttgttgtggttgtggttgttaAGTGATTTTTTACCATGATatgataattattatatatactGATCTTACTTTTCCTATTAAAAGTtaagaaataaattggtTTATTGGTAATTAGTAACTAAAATAAAagttgaataaaaaaaaaaaaaggggtGGGAGGGAATAAGAAGTTGTAGTAGTTGTATATGGGTATCGTTTAAGTCTTGTGATAATAAATGTAATGAGTAAAGAGTAAAGAGTAAAGTAAATAAgaaaataagaaaataaaaaatgtaAATGTGTCTTATGCGAATTCTTTACTTTTACTTTATCTTCCTTGGTGTTTGTTTGTAGTAGTTGCTcttattgtttgttgtaTAGGAGTAactgtgtgtgtgtgtgtgtgtatgacacaataataaaacagtactcactcactcacaTTAAGTAATTATGTGTCATCAGAAtgattcattatcatcCCCTATTTCCTGCTCCTGCTTCTGCTCCTGTTCCACTTCcgccccccccccccccccccccgTTTCaagtttcaaatttcaaacttaaaataaaataaaataaaaacgATGAAACATAAATCtgtttatatataattaaGATTAAGATTAAACGACACGAGGAGGGGGGAAGGAGGGGATATAAGAAggaaaattgaatattttaaaaaacaattaattataGGTACGAATTGTCTAttcatttcaaaataaaactgtGGATATATCGTCTTCCTTAACTTTTTGGTATAGTTCCCTTCTCTCCTTTCCTTATCTTTCTAtatatacttttttttagtaaATGTCGCAAAAGACAATTTATTCTTGCTGTTTTGTGATTGTCGcaaaattggattttttgaaattaaattttagAATCACGTGCAAGTGTCATAAAAAATTAACGATATCTATTcacaccaagaagaaacCAGAAAccaactacaactacaacacatacacacatacacatacatatatatatataataaaatctACTGACCAAAGCATTGAtctaatattaaaaataaattcataTACTCATTAAATTAAACATGTATATACAAGGTGGGGCCCAGTGTTTTACTTtgccttttttttttattgttgtttccaAAACAATAGAGTAATTATTCTCCCTTAAACGAAAGTTATTTTTGACCATTCTTGGTTAGTACTTTTAATATAccaattattgttattgatgttaatgttgatgttgtttcCATATATcctattatttattatttaaccTTATCGCATATTCATTGTTTTTCCATTTCcctttaaataaataaataaattcaattaaatcgTTTCTTTCTGTTTCTGTCATATCTCCCGAAATTGAGTTGAGTTGAGTTGAGTTGAGTTTCGTTACTAATATATTATCATTCTACTTTAATGTTATTCTGTTAATTTCTTTAGTAACGCTTTTAATCACATTGACTTGGTGGCTTTGGCTTTAGCTTTCTCtcttgtaataataatccattACTTCgttgtttcaatttcatcataaCGTATTGTAATCCCTCACGagaatttttaatattagtggaaaatttttgatgactccattgttcaattttttgtttaaacccaaataaatttgaactAAATTTCACTTTACTCTCCAAATTTGTCAATCCTCTTCCATcaccattatcattatcttctTGATGACCCGAATATTTAAGATATTCTTCAACACGAATAAATTTCCGATGATCAAGATTACTAGTATAAGAAATCAATGTTTTATCATGTCGATTAATTAtagttttttcaataatccAAGAATTTAAACTATTACCTAATATTGGcttaataaaatttggtAATCGACCAGTTTTAACTATAAGTCTAGTAGTACATAATTGACCttgattatcaatataTGACTCAATAGTATCTATTGATAATACATGTTTAGCATATGGATTAGGATATCTATTAAAATAAGCTAAACTTGtagtttcaaaatcaaatttaaattgatgtttattttcaaaataaagtACCATCAGGAATAGGAATAGAAATAGGATGCCTTTTAATCGTCAATTATAGAAGAGTGGGGGGAAggagggaaaaaaaaaagtatttgtTGTGATGTTTAACTTCTTCTATGGGGGGAGGGGGAGGGAAATAGTCCACTTAAAGTGTAGGTATAGATGTAATTAGGGATATGATATGATATGATATGATAAGATTGATTCACTTATTTACCTCTTTCTTGAAAAAGTTTGAATAAATGAAGTTGGtaatagaaataaaaattgtaaattgtgaaaaagaaaacttggACTTTGGAAAggtgaaatttttttttctccttcttctttctccttcttctttctccttcttctttcttcttcttggtggtgtattcaaacaatcaccagttttttttttttttYttttttttttttccgtttCCAACCAATCTTAATTGCCGAGATTgtaattatatatatatagagaAGGAAGGAAGAATCGGTATCGGTATCGGTATCAATTTACCACCACCGGATAAACTGGggaattaaaaatattccacttttcttttcttttctttactTTACTTTTATGAGCTAgattaaaatattttactttcaagaaaaatggAATCGTTTGTTAATGagtaaaattgaaaagagTAATTTTTTATGGGTAAAGCAAGCAAGCAAGCTATTGTagaattaatttttttacatATGAAATTGTAtccaaaattgattgaaaaaaaaaaaaaaaaaaaaacaaaacttaTGAACATACTCCTTTATATTCACTAATATCTGATATTTTAAGATCTTGTAGTAAAATTTAGCCTAAATAGGTATAGTGACCTCCATTTTAAACTAAAgcatcaaaataataacattTAAATTATAGAAAAACGAGCAACacatttttatatattatattttactGATATACTAAACACAGAAATTTCAGAAGTCATCAAAAGGACTGGGTGGCCAAGTTGGCTAAGGCGTGAGACTGTtatttcaagaattttctACGACATCTCAAGATCGAGAGTTCGAGCCTCTCCCTGGTCGctttaatttatattttttttcatttttttaccaatttaattaaattgattaataccttcttattctttttttagatCGGCCTTAAGAAGACTTATTGGTCTGCATATCAAGAGTATCATCAGACTGgcaaaattaataaaacattctatattatatatacaCCGAAAATATcgaaagaagaaaagtaaCATAGAAAAATCCCATTTATAACATTAATATCTCCTTCGCATAACTATTGCATTGACCTTGGTCCTCCctcttttttattcatttttttaattaaacattgattaataattgtCTTGTCCTTATATTCTCATCCATCCATGccataaaaaaaacaaattgtggtattcaatcaatcacttaaaaatcaaacaaataaacaaataaataaataaactcACAATCGATAAAAGAATCCAATGAATCTATTTTTTACCACTCTTTTTAATACCACCTCCAACTAATGGACCACCTTTTTTAGCTTTTTCAGCCATGGCTTTTTTAGCAGCAGCATCAGCTTTTTGTTTAGCTTTAAAAGCagcatcatcttcatcgaaatcttgttgtttcttttttggtgCTTTTAATGGTTTAGCTTTACCTCCTTGACGTCCGGACATAGTAGAGAGATTGTTTGTTTAGATTGTtaactgttgttgttgtggtggtggtggcggtggTAGAAAAGAGATTTTAAGTGATGAATAACTTTGAATCactttcaaataattttttcttttttctttcttctcctcctcctcGCGGGAATACTGAGTGAGTGGATGggtgagtgagtgagtcGGTGGATAATAGTtaatagaagaaaaaatgcTATGCTTGCGCACACTACctttctctctttctttctttctctttttcattttaatcaatcatcaacaacaacactcTCTTTAATTTCTATATTGCTCAACCTTCAATACTTTATATTATTTCgtaaacaacaattacaacaacaacaacaacaacaacaacaacaacaacgcCCTACGCCCTATTCTCCTTTAAAAACTACTACAATGGGGATATTAACTACTcaagataaagaaaaagttaaaCGGGCTATTCCAAAAgccaacaataaaataatcGATGCAACGGTGGCTCGATTATATATTGCTTATCCTGATCCTACTAAATGGGCTTATACAGGATTGGTAGGAGCAATTGCATtagttgatgatttagTAGGtcatactttttttttaaaattagtCGATATTATTGGTCATAGAGGGGTTGTATGGGATCAAGAATTATATGtgaattttgaatataatCAAGATCGGAAATATTTCCAtacttttgaaattgaagaatgtTTTGTgggattattatttgaagatACTAATGATGCTACTCATTTTTATAAACGAGTAACTACTCGACAAAAATATGGATCTAGTGCCACtgtgaaaaataaaagtgCTATTGCcttgaaagaaagaattggaTCAAATAAATCTTATGAAATTCCTGGTCCCAGAGGAGAATTTATGGATGTGAATACTGCTCAACGACAAAGAAGGGCTAAAGGAGTATTATATTATGATGATGTCCCACCACCAGAATGGAGATCATTATATGCTGAATTGGAAGCAGCAGGTATTACTGAAGATATGATTGCTGACAATCGacaatttattaaagatTATATTTCTCAACAAGGTGGTCCTTTAGTTGGATTAGAACCTCCAATTccaagaaaatttcaaagaaAACATGAAATTGAACATTCGATGGCTATTGCTGAACCTTTAACAGtatcaatatcttcatcatcgtcaAACACAACTTCAAAACACAAAAaagcaccaccaccacctccgCCACCGCCACCGTCAGGACCAACATcccagcaacaacaacaacaacaacaacaatcaactaCAGTTGATCATCATTATCCACTGaatgaatcaaaagaaCCTTCTTAttcaccatcaccatcacctACATCTACATCTACATCTACACCTGAACCGGAATCTCATGAAATAACACCAGCAAAACCAAGATTTAGATTACCTCCATCGACAGCTATTGCTCCCCCAGTAAGAAATACTTCACTACCACCTAATGGACCTCAATTTATTGACAAACCATTACCTAAAgtaccattaccattatcaCCAGTATCTCCACAAGCACCAAATCATGCCTacccaacaacaacaaatacaaatacaaatacaaatacaCCATTCAACCATTCTGTCCATCAAGTTCCACCTCCTCCACCAGCAAGGGCAAcaccaccagcaccacCTCCACGAGCAAGAACTAATCAACTTGGATTACCACCCAGAAATACTCCTGGATTACCACCAAGAACTAATAATACACAACCACCACCTGCACCACCACCGAGAGCTTCAAGAGGTGCAgttccaccaccaccaccaccaccacctaGAGCTACTAGAGCTCCAATGCAATTACAACTTCAAAGTTCACCACAAAGCTCACCCATATCACCACCAgcacaacagcaacagcaacaacaatatccATCAATTCCACCAAGAGAGAATACCAGTGCTATTAtatcatcaccaccaccagcaccTCCATTACCTCAACAACCTAGACCTACAATTGCAACacctcaacaacaacaacaacaattaccTCAAGCAACAACCAGTTCAGTAGCCTCACCAGCACCTCCACTACCACCTCAAATGAATCAGACCACCCAACAGACACCAgcaactactactacaacaacaacaacaacaacgcCATCTATACCAGCGcctccacctccaccaccaGCGCCACCAATGCCAGATATGTCAAATGACACAAGCACAAGCGCTAATACTGGCGGAGGAATTTCTGAAGCAACAGGTGACGCAGGAAGAGATGCTCTTTTGGCATCAATTAGAGGTGCTGGTATTGGAGTATTAAAGAAAACTGATAAATCTCAATTAGAAAAACCAAGTATATTATTACAAGAAGCAAAAGGTGAAACCCCTCaaattaattcaaatacAGGTACTAGCAGTAATGCACCACCTGCTACTTTAGCCGATGCACCACCTGCTACTTTAGCCGATGCACCACCTGCTACTTTAGCCGATGCATTAGCTTCTGCTTTGAATAagaggaaagaaaaagttgctcaaagtgatgatgaagaagatgatgattggtaaaaaaaaaaaaaaagaaaaaaggtCAACTATGAAAAAAACGATtaaccaataaaaaaatacgAAAATTAAGGATAGTTGCCGAGTGATTGAAATGTTGAATGTTTCGGATATTCAATCAAGATAAAATTATAAAGATGAAGTAACAAGTTTTGAAcaatacatatatatatatatatatatatatatatacgCTTCATGGGAAGTATTGtcattctctttttttttttttactattTTAAAGAACAAAGAAATCTTTGTTTGGTGTACTTAACTTTACTCTATAttcttttatatatatatacataccAACCAAGGATTCAATTAACAATGGATTTTATGTATtcttttatcaatatcaatgaAAAGATGAATCCCAAATTTAAGTTGATATGAGATGAGATGAGATGAGATGGGAAGAAGTAAAATATCATAATAGACAATGAGTTAGTGGGCGAGAGATTAATGAAACCCAAAacgaaaacaaaaaaaaaattcaattccaaATCTTAAATTTGCAGAAAACCTTTCATCATTCTATAGACCTACTAAACATCACATAATACaaatatatacatatttaTAATGACAAAACCTGAACTTAAAACTcaaaatgatttgaaaaatttgttacAATCATTTAAACAAGCCACTGAATTTTGGATTCAAAGTATAaacatcaataaatttgatgaaattaatggCTTTACTACAACCACAATTGACAATCCacaacaagaattaattaaattgattaaattaattaaagcCCATACTACAAAAGTAGGGATTATTTTTAAAccaacaaatttatttaaagaTCCAAATGTTGCTTATAATACATTAGAAGAATTATCTGAAACTTTGGTATTAACAATTTCTATAATTAATCAACTTGAAAAtgaacaacaagaagaagaagaagccGAAGCCAATAAAGAACAGAAGAAAATTTCtaagatttcaaaaattttttatgatgaaattattgatcaaataaaattattattttcatcgataattgaattaaatcaagaattgataat from Candida albicans SC5314 chromosome R, complete sequence encodes:
- a CDS encoding uncharacterized protein (Ortholog(s) have phosphatidic acid transporter activity and role in cardiolipin metabolic process, phospholipid transport, positive regulation of phosphatidylcholine biosynthetic process) — its product is MVLYFENKHQFKFDFETTSLAYFNRYPNPYAKHVLSIDTIESYIDNQGQLCTTRLIVKTGRLPNFIKPILGNSLNSWIIEKTIINRHDKTLISYTSNLDHRKFIRVEEYLKYSGHQEDNDNGDGRGLTNLESKVKFSSNLFGFKQKIEQWSHQKFSTNIKNSREGLQYVMMKLKQRSNGLLLQERKLKPKPPSQCD
- the WAL1 gene encoding actin-binding protein (Protein required for hyphal growth and for wild-type cell morphology, polarized budding, endocytosis, vacuole morphology; similar to Wiskott-Aldrich syndrome protein; localizes to cortical actin patches and hyphal tips), translated to MGILTTQDKEKVKRAIPKANNKIIDATVARLYIAYPDPTKWAYTGLVGAIALVDDLVGHTFFLKLVDIIGHRGVVWDQELYVNFEYNQDRKYFHTFEIEECFVGLLFEDTNDATHFYKRVTTRQKYGSSATVKNKSAIALKERIGSNKSYEIPGPRGEFMDVNTAQRQRRAKGVLYYDDVPPPEWRSLYAELEAAGITEDMIADNRQFIKDYISQQGGPLVGLEPPIPRKFQRKHEIEHSMAIAEPLTVSISSSSSNTTSKHKKAPPPPPPPPPSGPTSQQQQQQQQQSTTVDHHYPSNESKEPSYSPSPSPTSTSTSTPEPESHEITPAKPRFRLPPSTAIAPPVRNTSLPPNGPQFIDKPLPKVPLPLSPVSPQAPNHAYPTTTNTNTNTNTPFNHSVHQVPPPPPARATPPAPPPRARTNQLGLPPRNTPGLPPRTNNTQPPPAPPPRASRGAVPPPPPPPPRATRAPMQLQLQSSPQSSPISPPAQQQQQQQYPSIPPRENTSAIISSPPPAPPLPQQPRPTIATPQQQQQQLPQATTSSVASPAPPLPPQMNQTTQQTPATTTTTTTTTTPSIPAPPPPPPAPPMPDMSNDTSTSANTGGGISEATGDAGRDALLASIRGAGIGVLKKTDKSQLEKPSILLQEAKGETPQINSNTGTSSNAPPATLADAPPATLADAPPATLADALASALNKRKEKVAQSDDEEDDDW
- a CDS encoding uncharacterized protein (Ortholog(s) have role in cytoplasmic translation and cytoplasm, nucleus localization) — protein: MSGRQGGKAKPLKAPKKKQQDFDEDDAAFKAKQKADAAAKKAMAEKAKKGGPLVGGGIKKSGKK
- a CDS encoding uncharacterized protein (Protein of unknown function; rat catheter and flow model biofilm induced), which produces MVKNHLTTTTTTTDNSPITNNNNNNTFLSNKPRRKSKSSIRNRNHHRHGKSLSPNLSTTTTTTATMATTTTTTTTTTTTTSSSNARPKPKMIKRRNSSFANSSSPWYRRNSFLSKSMIQNEIFQVYESPYYYTTTTKRNAAYSIISLKECQGFIFNQDLFATPFQQSRSLAIEKTRLLRLKKQQRQQQEKENKKKNKNKNKKGSEMIVQNDHDDDDVVVVEGDCFRRHSSYHPMRPRLISIVENNHNHKDKRNSIDNDNAIIDEDEEEKEKKEEDNKEEEEEEEEEVVSMDIDMEENENNNNNTDKEKKEESNTNSIIFHNDEDDQHDDHEINSDAMSIDSIDSNDELEEPEEEEEEEEETNNTYINDYEEMEGYGGDNNRRYKVQVTEIIINENDNNIFPE